The Girardinichthys multiradiatus isolate DD_20200921_A chromosome 7, DD_fGirMul_XY1, whole genome shotgun sequence region tttagatttattttctatacttCTAAAAAGCGAAGAAAACCCTGCTTTATGTGAGATTTAAGTATTGAGATCAAAACTATTCTAGAAATTATCCAAATGTCCTCAGACAGCAGATTCCCACAGCCATGCTCTCAGCTCACCTTCCCGTCCTCCAGGTACTCTATCTTGCAAGTGTTGTAGCCGTCTCTCTGTCCATGGCTAAGGACCTTGAACCGTGAAACACCGATGGTATCGACCACGGAACGGCCATCGGGAAAGAACTTTACATCTCGCACCTGCAAAATAATTTACAGCGTAAACCTATCACGTCTGCTTTGGGTGAAATACGATGAGATGAGCTgcaaaggaataaaaccagtaagaTGAATTTTCTGTGCTCTCACCTGCAGCATGCAGCCGTAGTCAGCAAAGCCTTTGAGCTCGTCTGCTATGCACATGCCAAACTGTTTGGTACCCGTCTCCATGCAGCGGCGAATCATGAGGCGGTAGCGTGGCTCAAATACGTGAAGTGGGCAAGGGATGGTGGGGAAGGCCATTGTGCACACGAAGATGGGCACTTCCTGGTTCAAACTACAAAACACAGAGGGAAGAGGTTAATATTCCATTTGTAAGGGTTCCAGGGgttttaaaatgcttaaaaacagcCCATTTGACAAACTGAAAATCATAAGGAGTTGTAGAAAAGCAACACtatgtcatttaaaaatatacagtTAAACCACAATGAAATTCCAGTTGAAAACTTTTAGGTAGCTCAATTACCTtgtataaacaaacaaaaaaggcatCTAGTTTCTACTATTCTTTTTCCCATCATTCGTGTAAGAAAGTATACCGTTTACCAAGTGGAAATTCAGTGACTTTGTTTATAATGACACAAGAAATAGCATGTATGTGCTGTGGATGCCAGACACACAATGTTTGGATCAACACACAGATTTCATCAGAAAGATCAGCATTGAACTGTTCTCTCGCCAAAGCATGGTTCTCAAATTGAAGACATACATTGAACCTCGAATGCTTTAATATGTTTGGGATTTGTGTAAAACTAACTTTGACAGCTCCTTCATTTCCTCTTCATGGATTTTCTTCCGCTCTGCCAGTTCGTCTCCAAGGTAACGCTGCAGGACCGCCTCCATCAGAAAGGTCTTATTGTAACCTCTGGTAGCAAGATACTGTAACAAAATACAGAAAGCATGCTATTCCATTAATACCAAGACCACTATTTTAGACTGCATTTGCTTCTCTAACAAGACTACAATaaagttttattgaaaaagaaaTTCAAGTCTTTTCCAGAGTTCCGAATGCTTTACATTAATTTGAAAATACAAACTGCTGAGATTCGCTATAACTTTATGGCAGATGTTTGTACAGCAGGTTGgatttaaatataatatttattgagtgagtgagtgaatgaaaGAAAGACAGGATTGCATAGAGCCATTGCTTGAACACCAACTCATATTGATAaatgatgttttctgtttatcCATTTCCAGTATAGGTATGGGTGCGTACCTCAGATAGATTCTCCTTGCACAGAGGGCAGTTAGGGTTGTGGTCCAAACAGCGTTCCAGACATCTGAGGCAGAAGGTGTGACCACAGGGAGTAGCCACAGGCTCATAGAACAATCTGAAGGAAAATGCTGGTTACTTTTAATCAAATATCGTCCCCCACCCTTACACAAGTGAAGCTACAGAATATTTGCATCTCATTGTTGTATAAGTTGAATTTGCAGTAGGTGCTGAAACATAACCTGTGTGTATTCACCTCATGCAGAGGGAGCACTCCAGGTCTCCACTGTCCAGTAAATGAGCAGGAACCACTCTCCCTTCACGACCTGAAGCCATCTGAACTGTGTTCACATCATCTGAATAACAAAGAATCATTACGTCCCCTGGTGTTTTAGCAGACTGTAGAACAGGACATGTGCAGCAGCATTTGACAGCATTGTATCGGTTAAGTACAAGACCCTATAGCGTGTTTTCTCCACTTTGTCTGCATTTATATTATAAGTTTAACAGCTGGATCCAACAAAACTAAACACGTTACTGTACATTAAAAAGTTGCAAAATAAAACCGTTCATCTAAAAATTCAACAAGTGCAGTAAGAAGCCACAAGAGGAGCCTCCTACATTATctatgttggttttttttttgttttacttagcAGTTAGCATTAGTTCTTTCACAAATTAATACGAGTTAGCAAAGCTAACTTTTTGGTTAGCTTTGTCCACCACTGCTTTTCTGCctctaaagaaatttaaaagatGTAAGCGaagcttttgttttaaacccagatttaacattttaaataaaaggctTTCCATGTAATGAAACTGTTAGCAGGAAGTGCGTCTTGCTCATGGCTTAAAAGgtaaaagcaaacattttgcaTCAGGTCACAACGGGACAAACCAACACCTGGTAAAGACTGTTCAGTTACATCTCATACTGATAGGATGGCAGACTGGCTGCTCAGGAACACTACCCGAGGTAACATATTCAGTCTCTGTCTCATTACTAGTGCATATTCAATCTAATTAACTAAGAATACTTGATAAAACTGATTCTCCTACCAGGTCTGGAATGTTTGGATGGTgggttgaaaggtgatgaagcCCCATCGCTGCTGTGCTTCCTCTTAAGCCCACCATGGGGCGCTGGCAATGAAGCTAAAACCTCAGTCAGACTTTTGGAGCTGCCTTCCCCTGCAACCTGGTCTGATTTAGCAGGAGACATGGGACAGAGCTCGGAAGATGATCCGCCCACAGGAGTGCTCTTTGCTACGCTGAACTCTGAGTCCTGCAAATAGCAGAATGAGAAGCTGCTGAGCGTGTTTGAGTGGATTATTACAAGGAGGGTTGTCTTTACAGCACGTGGCATTAATCatactgaaaaacaaaccaaaacataaatgtacaaaatcttaaaataagctgcagctgtaattaaaaGGCATGGGTGTTTTGAAACAGTGATCTTCAGCACAAACGGTAAGGCAACAGTTCCTGGAGTAGCCTGACTATTAGTTCTTTTTATCTCAGTGTCTAAATTAGCACACAGATAAGTGTCTCACATCTGACTTAGACTGATGTCTCCAGAACAGATTAGAAAATAGGTCAATTCTATGCCGTACTCTTTAACCTGTGATGGTGGacgctgtgtgtgtttgtgtgcattaaCCTGTGAGGAGCAGCCTGGTTTCTGTGTCAGCGGCCTCAGGGTCTGCAGCAAGGCGGGGGGTTTGATCAGACGATTAGCAAACCCTCCCTGGAGGGGATGAAGAGGCGTGGACATGTCCTCATTCTCGAACACGGAGGAAAACACCTCACTAAGCACCTGAAACATGTAACAAACCAAAGCAACTTGATTCATCTCATCCTGCAGAGATGGATAAGATGAGGCAAACAGTGATTAGTTAACTGGTCTCTACTTTGCTTGGGGTCAATAACTGATGACATTAATGTCTATCAACATTTGTCCTACCTTCTGAGCTTCCAGCTTCACTTTGGTCCAGTCCGGATTCAGCGCCAAACACAGGAAGTACTCTTGCAGGGCCTCATCGTTTCGGTCAGCTTTACTCAGTGCTGTGGCTTTCAGACAGTGAGCCTggaataaacaagaaaaatgaaGTAACTGCAACGCTGCATTCCCACCACCTTCTCTAAAAATGCCCATTAGCAACCAGCTGTATGTCTTTTATCCCAACAAATATTAACTAACACCACTGCTTTCATGtgttctgtaaaagtttgccaCAATCAATCCAAAAATTTATGTGTGGAGTTTTGAACTTTGGGTTCTTCTCCAGTGTTACTGAGGTTGCCGACAACGGATGTATTTATCTGCCAAGAATCTAAAAACGAGATCAACCAATGAGGTGGACTACAACTCATGTCGTGATGTCACAAGATAAAAGATCGTCAGCTAAAAgtgaataaaacaatgtaaaaatccctttgtttttttcataaatcCTAATCTTTTATTGAAAGGAATAAATAGGAAATCAAagtcagaaaacacaaacttcttGCCAAACTCAAATGTCATTTTCCATTCTTATGCAGACCTGGAAAATGACAACATTAAATTCCCTACTATTCCAGAATTTTCATAATGCTACAGGGACCCTGCTTTTCTGAGCATTGCTATTAGAAGAAGTAAACCTGAAAGTATTTATAACATCGctactgaaaaaaatgtatttttctgctttgatATCTCATCTGCCACTAACTGGTGGTGTCGTCTACATCAGTTACAAAAGGGAGACTCACCTTTGTCCAGAGAGGTTTTAACCTGCAGAGACTGTTGGCATCCTGCACAGCCTGGCTGAAGTTCCTCATCTCCATGTGCAGCTCAGCACGTTGACATAGTAAGCTGCCTGAAGAGGGCACTGTAGACACAGAGACACaccacagagccaggtcagacaGTCCTCTGTGGGATAAACCTTTTTTCTAGATCAGACAAGTGAGGCAGTAACGCAACAAAGTGGAACGTCACCAGCTTGAGACATTTTGTACTGAACATTATAACTTCTGTGTCAAACTACATAACATTTGGCCTCATTCAAATGAAATACCTGCAGAGTACAAGAAAATAACTGGgttatgtgacaaaccaactGAGATGCTGCAAGTAATCAACTAGATCCACAACGGATCAGGCATAATAATACGTAGCTGATCAACTACATATTATGTAGGACGAAACACAGCTAAATTAAACTGGGACCtaactaataaaacaaacatgtagGGCCAGTttcaacaaacaaaacacattctTGTGCTTTCAACAAGACTAAATCTgtgctcagacacacacacactcttgttttgctatatgcaGTGAGGACcgtgtgttgactcccattgacttccattgattttcagtcattttcaaccctttctatgccctagccctgacaataaccctaaacctaaccattaccagtgcatgcctaaacctaaccttaacctaaactcaattcacatcttagtcctaaacctaaccgttaacaaaataggtcgtgaggaccagcaaaatgtcctcactttggtacaaacggtcctcaatttgatggtgaaatcgggaaaatggttctcactgtgatgccaagacaggaacacacacacacacacacacacacacacgactgACAGGTGCTTCTAAAACCTAAACAGCTGGTGAACAACTAGCTCGACCTTTAGTGACTCCGCTCAATGAGGTTGTGTGCACAGACAGAAGAATTCACGTGTCCCAAATACAAGGCGGCACACATATTTTGGACCAATAAATAATCTCTGAAGGATACTTGCTGATTGCTCTT contains the following coding sequences:
- the lonrf2 gene encoding LON peptidase N-terminal domain and RING finger protein 2 gives rise to the protein METGVLPHQGDQLLHPLSNPGAAGLCPEMLEVAEEASRAGDFNLAVEIYSSQLADLQQPDRGLCLRKGDSLARAGRISEALEAYCIAANLGKLRPEELPVLVETIARTLRGKELGLPVTSNGHNKSSSSGQGGIQNDGECEEDETPDLFSCRICRCLLHEPATLECGHTFCKRCIENDSVKDCINCKQQLSKSDWRVNVVISGLLDKLFETESKARKMWIEGEVLWSKQNLVDALERYNAAVDLVPSSGSLLCQRAELHMEMRNFSQAVQDANSLCRLKPLWTKAHCLKATALSKADRNDEALQEYFLCLALNPDWTKVKLEAQKVLSEVFSSVFENEDMSTPLHPLQGGFANRLIKPPALLQTLRPLTQKPGCSSQDSEFSVAKSTPVGGSSSELCPMSPAKSDQVAGEGSSKSLTEVLASLPAPHGGLKRKHSSDGASSPFNPPSKHSRPDDVNTVQMASGREGRVVPAHLLDSGDLECSLCMRLFYEPVATPCGHTFCLRCLERCLDHNPNCPLCKENLSEYLATRGYNKTFLMEAVLQRYLGDELAERKKIHEEEMKELSNLNQEVPIFVCTMAFPTIPCPLHVFEPRYRLMIRRCMETGTKQFGMCIADELKGFADYGCMLQVRDVKFFPDGRSVVDTIGVSRFKVLSHGQRDGYNTCKIEYLEDGKVEGEELAEVLKLHDSVYEQANNWFRSLKDNMKNQILSHFGHLPSKDPDPQASPEGPAWCWWLLAVLPLENRAQLTILSMTSLKDRLIAIRRVLIFVTRKRPR